From a single Alkalihalophilus pseudofirmus genomic region:
- the purT gene encoding formate-dependent phosphoribosylglycinamide formyltransferase: MYGVPNTVNAKKMLLLGSGELGKEMIIEAQRLGVETIAVDRYAGAPAMQVAHRCHVVNMLDAEELRKVIELEKPNLIVPEVEAIATDALVELEGEGFNVVPTARATKLTMDREGIRRLAREELGLPTANYAFADSLEELKKAVAEIGTPCVIKPLMSSSGKGQTLCKTFDDVESSWNEAIEGGRGKSTRVIVEEFIHFDSEITLLTVRSVSGTSYCAPIGHVQKGGDYIQSWQPHQMSAAQIEESQQIAKKITDELGGYGLFGVELFLTKDKVYFSEVSPRPHDTGLVTLVTQNLSEFALHVRAILGLPITEIELHSNGASHAIKATEASNTYQMTGMEDALRVPNTQLRIFGKPNALKGRRLAVSLSTADTVDAACEQSKKAAEKIGIIYEKEVQPIN, translated from the coding sequence ATGTATGGTGTGCCAAATACAGTGAATGCCAAAAAAATGCTGCTATTAGGATCAGGTGAATTAGGAAAAGAAATGATCATTGAGGCTCAAAGACTCGGAGTGGAAACGATTGCTGTTGACCGTTATGCGGGGGCACCAGCGATGCAGGTCGCTCACAGATGTCATGTGGTAAATATGCTTGATGCAGAAGAACTGCGCAAAGTGATTGAATTAGAAAAGCCAAATCTCATTGTTCCAGAAGTGGAGGCCATTGCAACGGATGCATTGGTTGAGCTTGAAGGAGAAGGCTTTAACGTCGTTCCTACTGCAAGAGCGACGAAGCTTACTATGGATCGTGAAGGAATCAGACGTTTGGCAAGAGAAGAACTAGGTCTGCCAACAGCGAATTATGCGTTTGCTGACTCTCTTGAAGAATTAAAAAAAGCGGTTGCTGAAATTGGTACACCATGCGTAATTAAGCCGCTTATGAGTTCTTCAGGAAAAGGACAGACACTTTGTAAAACATTTGATGATGTTGAATCCTCGTGGAATGAAGCGATTGAAGGCGGACGCGGGAAAAGCACACGAGTCATTGTTGAGGAGTTCATTCACTTTGATTCAGAAATTACCTTATTGACTGTCCGCTCTGTATCAGGGACTTCGTATTGCGCACCAATCGGCCATGTGCAAAAGGGTGGAGATTACATACAATCATGGCAGCCGCACCAAATGTCAGCTGCTCAAATCGAGGAATCACAGCAAATTGCTAAAAAGATTACTGATGAACTAGGCGGATATGGATTGTTTGGCGTTGAATTATTCTTAACAAAGGATAAAGTATACTTCAGTGAAGTGTCACCGCGTCCTCATGATACAGGCCTTGTTACATTAGTCACGCAGAATTTATCTGAATTTGCTCTTCATGTTCGTGCGATTTTAGGGCTGCCTATCACTGAAATCGAACTGCATTCAAACGGCGCAAGCCATGCGATTAAAGCAACAGAAGCAAGTAACACTTATCAAATGACAGGTATGGAAGACGCTCTAAGGGTTCCTAACACACAATTACGGATCTTTGGAAAACCGAATGCCCTCAAAGGAAGACGTCTTGCTGTCAGCTTAAGCACGGCTGATACAGTGGACGCGGCATGTGAACAGTCAAAGAAGGCTGCAGAGAAAATTGGCATTATTTATGAGAAGGAAGTCCAACCGATTAATTAA
- the panF gene encoding sodium/pantothenate symporter, producing the protein MNWPVIIPLIIFLASIFVVGFWSSKFLKRSDSFLQEYFLGSRELGGFILAMTMIATYGSASSFIGGPGIAYTQGLGWVLLAMAQVATGYFVLMVLGKKFAIYARKYKAITLVDFLKQRYQSKWVVLFSAFSIIIFLFSAMTAQWVGGARLIESLTGLSYTSALFIFAVAVLFYVIIGGFRAVALTDTIQGVVMVFGTLIILIGTIIAGGGITNIMQDLVAENPNLVTPFGLDGGLTPAYVSSFWILVGVGVVALPQVTVRAMSYKNAKAMHRALITGTIVVGFIMLGMHLIGVFARPILPGIEVADSVMPLITLEVLPPWLAGIVLAAPMAAIMSTVDSLLLLVSSTVVKDVYLNYIKPNAADKEVKKITIGTTSALGILVFMLALSPPDLLIWLNLFAFGGLEAAFIWPVIMGLYWQRGNKHGALASMIVGVASYILIHTFAPNLFGLHTVVFPIVLSFIFFVVVSLLTKPANEAVL; encoded by the coding sequence ATGAACTGGCCCGTCATCATTCCACTGATTATTTTTTTAGCTTCAATTTTTGTCGTTGGTTTTTGGTCTTCGAAGTTTTTAAAGCGGTCTGACTCCTTTTTACAAGAATATTTCCTAGGGAGCCGGGAACTTGGCGGCTTTATATTAGCGATGACCATGATTGCTACATACGGCAGTGCTAGCAGCTTTATCGGCGGGCCTGGCATCGCTTATACCCAAGGATTAGGCTGGGTACTACTTGCAATGGCGCAAGTGGCTACAGGTTATTTTGTCTTAATGGTGCTTGGGAAAAAATTTGCGATCTACGCGAGAAAATACAAAGCGATTACGCTTGTTGACTTTTTAAAGCAGAGGTATCAAAGCAAGTGGGTCGTGCTGTTTTCTGCCTTCAGCATTATTATCTTTTTATTTTCAGCTATGACTGCCCAGTGGGTTGGCGGTGCACGATTAATTGAGTCGCTAACTGGGTTAAGTTATACGTCGGCTTTATTTATTTTTGCCGTTGCGGTCTTATTTTACGTTATTATCGGGGGCTTTAGAGCTGTTGCTTTAACGGATACGATTCAAGGTGTGGTCATGGTATTTGGTACATTGATCATATTAATTGGGACGATTATTGCAGGGGGCGGGATTACGAACATTATGCAGGATCTCGTCGCTGAAAATCCGAATTTGGTTACCCCGTTTGGGCTTGACGGTGGATTGACGCCTGCTTATGTCTCATCTTTTTGGATTTTAGTCGGAGTAGGAGTTGTCGCTCTGCCGCAAGTAACCGTTCGTGCGATGTCTTATAAAAATGCCAAGGCGATGCACCGCGCCTTGATTACTGGAACAATTGTTGTCGGTTTTATTATGCTTGGAATGCATTTGATCGGTGTATTTGCACGTCCGATTCTTCCAGGCATTGAAGTGGCTGACAGTGTCATGCCGCTTATTACATTGGAGGTTCTGCCGCCATGGCTTGCCGGCATCGTACTCGCAGCACCAATGGCAGCGATCATGTCAACGGTGGATTCCCTGCTTCTTTTAGTCAGCTCCACTGTTGTTAAGGATGTCTATTTAAATTACATTAAGCCAAATGCTGCTGATAAAGAGGTAAAGAAAATCACCATAGGAACAACCTCGGCTCTCGGTATTTTAGTGTTTATGCTTGCGTTAAGCCCGCCTGATTTGCTTATTTGGTTAAATTTATTTGCATTCGGAGGACTTGAAGCGGCCTTTATATGGCCTGTTATTATGGGACTGTATTGGCAAAGAGGGAACAAACACGGTGCTCTCGCTTCGATGATTGTTGGAGTGGCATCCTATATTCTTATTCATACCTTTGCGCCGAATTTATTCGGATTGCATACCGTGGTGTTCCCAATCGTATTATCCTTTATTTTCTTTGTGGTCGTCAGTTTACTAACAAAGCCTGCAAATGAAGCTGTCCTGTAG
- a CDS encoding sigma-54 interaction domain-containing protein, with protein sequence MIVLYKVDEMYVDELAALFEKEKIKVQYFSSLNSLLDQVMNPMIIVTPAIYKKELEHIPLPIIPIMITSWDIQEYINHNKETSYKVVGTQDEIDWLKRSDSASSFVLLKDASSIAIDDRTAYIAPIWLKKELVHIPLQHLNFVTPGKAVLINIVQIAASMLTFTEEVIRDRYQVDAILDSDHDGIVTVDKDGIIKLVNQHAKRILGLDNHSIGQNITSYIPDSDMLRVLKTGVVEMGDLATVHGRKLVINRYPIKIGKKVIGAVSNFKEITDIQKAELKLRRRLHENGLETVYSLEDIVGRSPIIHSTKKLALKYAATDSTVLITGESGTGKELFAQGIHASSRRSYGPFVGINCSALSENLLESELFGYVEGTFTGALKGGKQGLFELAHGGTLFLDEIGEIPQRIQTLLLRVIQEKTVRRVGGDKIIPVDVRIIAATNRELELEIKEQRFRADLYYRLNVLALDIPPLRERLEDIPDIVEMFMSEFNKERGSIILEVEEGVYRKLKEYEWPGNIRELRNVVERMVVLEEGSVLKADNPFIPYMEEREVARQAGLKENEQHLIVHALEKYDNNRVLAARSLGIDRTTLWRKIKKYNL encoded by the coding sequence ATGATTGTACTTTATAAAGTTGATGAGATGTACGTTGATGAGCTAGCAGCATTGTTCGAAAAGGAAAAGATAAAAGTTCAATATTTTTCCTCTCTTAATTCACTACTAGACCAAGTAATGAATCCAATGATCATAGTGACTCCTGCGATATACAAGAAAGAGTTAGAGCATATTCCTTTGCCTATTATTCCTATAATGATTACTTCTTGGGACATTCAAGAATATATAAATCATAATAAGGAAACAAGTTATAAAGTAGTTGGAACTCAGGATGAAATAGATTGGTTGAAAAGAAGTGATTCAGCGTCTTCTTTTGTATTATTAAAAGATGCTTCCTCTATAGCAATAGATGATCGCACTGCATACATAGCACCTATTTGGCTGAAAAAAGAACTTGTTCATATACCGCTTCAACATCTCAATTTTGTCACACCAGGTAAAGCTGTTTTAATTAATATTGTTCAAATTGCAGCCTCCATGCTGACTTTTACTGAAGAGGTAATTAGGGACCGTTATCAAGTTGATGCCATACTTGATTCTGATCATGATGGGATTGTAACGGTTGACAAAGACGGAATAATAAAGCTTGTAAATCAACATGCTAAACGAATTCTTGGGTTAGATAACCACAGTATTGGGCAGAATATCACCTCTTATATACCTGATTCAGATATGTTACGTGTTTTGAAGACAGGTGTCGTAGAAATGGGAGATCTTGCAACAGTTCATGGGCGTAAGTTAGTGATTAATCGCTATCCCATTAAAATTGGTAAGAAAGTGATCGGTGCTGTCTCGAATTTTAAAGAAATTACTGATATTCAGAAAGCTGAGCTGAAACTTAGAAGAAGGTTACATGAAAATGGGTTAGAGACGGTATATTCCCTAGAGGATATTGTTGGACGATCCCCCATTATCCACTCTACTAAAAAACTTGCATTAAAGTATGCTGCAACAGACTCAACCGTATTAATCACTGGAGAGTCGGGTACTGGAAAAGAACTATTTGCCCAAGGAATCCATGCTTCAAGCAGGCGTTCATACGGGCCATTTGTAGGGATCAACTGCTCTGCACTTTCTGAAAATTTACTTGAAAGCGAGCTGTTTGGGTATGTTGAAGGTACATTTACTGGTGCGTTAAAAGGTGGAAAACAAGGGCTGTTTGAATTAGCTCATGGAGGCACATTATTTCTAGATGAAATAGGAGAAATACCTCAAAGAATTCAAACTCTTCTCCTTCGCGTGATACAGGAAAAAACGGTCAGGCGCGTTGGAGGAGATAAAATTATACCTGTAGATGTTCGCATTATAGCTGCTACAAATCGTGAACTTGAACTTGAGATCAAGGAACAGCGTTTTAGAGCGGATCTTTATTATCGATTAAATGTACTTGCGTTAGATATTCCTCCCCTACGAGAACGGTTAGAGGATATACCGGACATCGTAGAGATGTTTATGTCTGAGTTTAATAAAGAAAGAGGTTCTATTATTTTAGAGGTTGAAGAAGGCGTTTATCGAAAATTAAAGGAGTATGAATGGCCGGGTAACATTAGAGAACTTAGAAATGTTGTAGAAAGAATGGTTGTCTTAGAAGAAGGTTCGGTATTGAAAGCGGATAATCCATTTATCCCGTATATGGAAGAAAGGGAAGTAGCTAGACAAGCAGGGCTGAAAGAAAATGAGCAGCATTTAATCGTACATGCTCTTGAGAAATATGATAATAACCGAGTGCTTGCAGCTCGCTCCTTAGGTATTGATCGAACCACTTTATGGAGAAAAATAAAAAAATATAATCTATGA
- a CDS encoding secondary thiamine-phosphate synthase enzyme YjbQ has protein sequence MEKTLHIDTNSRDQMIDITSQIEHWLKDVGVGDGIVIASSLHTTAGITVNENADPDVKTDFLRRLDEVYPWEHELDRHAEGNTAAHLKTSTVGHAQTLIISNGQLVLGTWQGVYFCEFDGPRKNRKIHLKVISS, from the coding sequence ATGGAAAAAACCTTACATATCGATACAAACAGCCGAGATCAGATGATTGATATCACCTCGCAAATTGAACATTGGTTAAAAGATGTTGGAGTAGGTGACGGGATTGTGATCGCTTCATCTCTTCATACAACAGCAGGAATTACGGTCAATGAGAATGCGGATCCTGATGTGAAAACAGATTTCCTAAGAAGACTAGATGAAGTATATCCGTGGGAGCATGAACTTGATCGTCATGCAGAAGGAAATACGGCCGCTCACTTAAAGACAAGCACTGTCGGCCACGCGCAAACCCTTATTATCTCAAATGGACAGCTTGTTCTTGGCACATGGCAAGGTGTGTATTTCTGTGAATTTGACGGCCCGAGAAAAAACCGGAAAATACATCTAAAGGTTATTTCCTCATAA
- a CDS encoding Ku protein yields MHTVWKGSISFGLVNIPVKLHTATENKDIKLRQLHKKCHTPINYQKRCPDCEEEVAQEDIVKAYEYAKNKFVVLDAEDLEQLKKEQEEKAVEIIDFVKLEEIDPIYFEKSYFMAPDAGGAKAYSLLKEALNESGKIGIAKIIIRSKEQLAVVRVYKEGLIMETIHFPDEVRNIEDVPNLPEGQKIVKKELDTALLLVEQLTTTFDPEKYHDEYRTALMDLIEEKKTGKKTVTATDKKPKESNVTDLMSALQASIDKTKKKKPAPKKRTTAKAKKNA; encoded by the coding sequence ATGCATACAGTATGGAAAGGAAGCATTAGTTTTGGACTTGTCAATATACCAGTGAAACTGCATACAGCAACTGAAAACAAAGATATCAAATTAAGACAGCTCCATAAAAAATGTCACACACCGATCAATTACCAAAAAAGGTGCCCCGATTGTGAAGAGGAAGTAGCTCAAGAGGATATCGTCAAAGCCTATGAATACGCCAAAAATAAATTTGTCGTCCTTGACGCAGAGGATCTTGAGCAATTAAAAAAAGAACAGGAAGAAAAAGCAGTAGAAATTATTGATTTTGTGAAGTTAGAGGAAATAGATCCGATTTATTTTGAAAAAAGTTATTTCATGGCACCCGATGCAGGCGGGGCAAAAGCATATAGTCTTCTAAAAGAAGCATTGAATGAATCAGGAAAAATTGGCATCGCCAAGATTATCATACGTTCTAAAGAGCAGCTAGCTGTTGTGCGTGTATACAAAGAGGGCCTGATTATGGAGACCATTCATTTTCCAGATGAGGTTCGAAATATAGAAGATGTACCAAACTTGCCTGAGGGGCAGAAGATTGTGAAGAAGGAATTAGACACCGCCTTGTTGTTAGTTGAACAGCTGACGACCACGTTTGACCCTGAAAAGTACCATGATGAGTACAGAACCGCATTGATGGATCTTATTGAAGAGAAGAAAACGGGCAAGAAGACCGTTACAGCAACAGATAAAAAGCCGAAAGAATCGAATGTCACTGACTTAATGTCGGCGCTGCAAGCATCGATTGATAAGACGAAAAAGAAAAAGCCTGCTCCAAAGAAGCGGACAACGGCTAAAGCTAAGAAAAACGCATAA
- a CDS encoding YhdT family protein gives MKGSFEQKNKPDIDPKDPRFKIAHREALIGVILVIINFAWWYGFAYGLGSKPVSEYTYIFGLPAWFFYSCVVGFLVMVVLVIIAVKGFFKEVPFEDEEGESK, from the coding sequence ATGAAAGGTTCGTTTGAGCAAAAAAATAAGCCGGACATTGATCCAAAAGATCCACGATTTAAAATCGCTCATCGAGAGGCGCTGATTGGAGTCATTTTAGTCATCATAAACTTCGCATGGTGGTACGGCTTTGCATATGGACTTGGCTCTAAGCCAGTGAGTGAATATACATATATATTCGGACTGCCTGCATGGTTTTTCTACAGCTGTGTAGTTGGATTTCTCGTTATGGTTGTTCTCGTCATTATTGCTGTAAAGGGATTCTTCAAAGAGGTTCCGTTTGAGGATGAGGAGGGGGAGTCTAAATGA
- a CDS encoding VanW family protein, producing MSSALLSIILLFSFMPSEETLTLTHDGETLITIHRTEFADGILGRAAVDEDKYAELEDTIATQVYMDPVNAKLDEFGQIIPEETGITLDRRAFRELFFEYFYGSERVSTDVPTFTLFAKVDKELLKEIRAVQMGAYVTYFNSHNKERAHNITLAAEAINNYVVFPNERFSFNKAVGKRTPERGYLPAPVIVRGELTEGIGGGICQVSSTLFNAVDKAGMNIIERYTHSKRVTYVPPGRDATVSWYGPDFAFTNRHNQPILILAKTYHGTLLVKVFSSEEIDYTPRDVPRAPNKLPPEVDVDE from the coding sequence ATGTCAAGTGCACTACTATCCATCATACTTTTATTTTCTTTTATGCCGAGTGAAGAAACTCTAACGTTAACCCATGACGGTGAAACACTGATTACCATTCATCGCACTGAATTTGCAGATGGCATTCTTGGCAGAGCTGCTGTAGATGAGGATAAATACGCTGAGCTTGAGGATACCATTGCCACTCAGGTGTACATGGATCCTGTAAATGCCAAGCTTGATGAATTTGGCCAGATTATCCCTGAAGAAACTGGGATAACCTTAGACCGCAGAGCGTTTAGAGAGTTATTTTTTGAGTATTTTTACGGAAGCGAACGGGTCTCAACTGACGTGCCGACCTTTACTCTATTTGCAAAAGTAGATAAAGAACTGTTAAAAGAGATCCGCGCTGTTCAGATGGGTGCCTATGTTACCTATTTCAATTCACACAACAAGGAACGAGCCCATAATATTACCCTCGCAGCTGAAGCGATTAATAATTATGTTGTCTTTCCAAATGAACGCTTTTCCTTTAATAAAGCGGTGGGCAAGAGGACACCTGAGCGAGGTTACCTTCCAGCACCAGTCATTGTGCGCGGTGAATTAACGGAAGGAATCGGCGGCGGCATTTGTCAGGTTTCATCGACCTTGTTTAATGCCGTAGATAAAGCTGGCATGAACATCATTGAGCGTTATACGCATTCAAAACGTGTGACGTACGTGCCGCCAGGAAGAGATGCAACAGTCAGCTGGTATGGCCCTGACTTTGCCTTTACTAACAGGCATAATCAGCCGATTTTGATCCTCGCTAAAACGTATCACGGAACCTTGCTTGTAAAAGTCTTCTCATCGGAGGAAATTGATTATACACCGCGCGATGTTCCTCGTGCGCCTAATAAACTCCCGCCTGAAGTTGATGTAGATGAATAG
- a CDS encoding glycoside hydrolase family 18 protein, protein MQIHVVVPGDSVWSIARQYEIPYQMIVDANQLENADQLVVGQALVIPSVGRFHWLQPGENIWEVSQRYHIPPELITQVNQIHSTRDVHVWKRLYIPTEYRQKPAIDVGGYIDLNITGEDSANVVGDKARYLTFVMVFSYEMNYDGTLRPIDDQAIINTAYSQNAIPLMVITNIEDGGFSTELATAILQDEQLQDRLLDEAIAIMEEKGYLGLDFDLEYLGSENREAYNNLMRKAKERLDEKGFYLSSALAPQVEEGMEGVLYEGHDYRTHGEVADFVFLMTYEWGWTGGPPRAVAPIDQVRRVIEFAASQMPNDKIMMGIPLYGYDWTLPFVAGQSRARAIDHQEAIRLAATYNAAIEYDQTAQSPYFRYVDEEGRQHEVWFDDARSIQAKFDLVKEFGLRGLFYWVLGWDFPQNWLLLEDNFMINKRV, encoded by the coding sequence TTGCAAATTCATGTGGTGGTACCGGGAGATTCGGTCTGGTCAATCGCTAGACAATATGAGATCCCTTATCAGATGATTGTAGATGCAAACCAGCTAGAAAACGCCGACCAGCTTGTTGTAGGGCAAGCGTTGGTCATTCCATCAGTCGGGAGATTTCACTGGCTGCAGCCTGGTGAGAATATTTGGGAAGTGAGTCAACGGTATCACATTCCGCCAGAGCTGATAACTCAAGTTAATCAAATTCATTCTACACGCGACGTGCATGTGTGGAAGAGGTTGTATATTCCGACCGAATACCGTCAAAAGCCTGCTATTGATGTGGGTGGTTATATTGATTTAAATATTACAGGGGAAGATTCGGCAAATGTTGTAGGGGATAAGGCCCGCTATTTAACATTTGTGATGGTATTTAGTTACGAAATGAACTACGATGGAACGCTTCGTCCGATTGATGATCAAGCGATTATAAATACTGCATACAGTCAGAATGCGATTCCGCTTATGGTCATTACAAATATTGAAGATGGTGGCTTCAGCACAGAGCTTGCTACTGCTATTTTGCAAGATGAACAGCTGCAGGACCGGCTGCTCGACGAAGCGATCGCAATTATGGAGGAAAAAGGCTACTTAGGACTTGATTTTGATTTGGAATATTTAGGATCAGAAAATCGAGAAGCCTATAACAATCTTATGAGGAAAGCAAAAGAAAGATTGGATGAAAAAGGATTTTACTTATCGAGCGCGCTTGCACCTCAAGTGGAAGAGGGGATGGAAGGGGTCTTATATGAAGGTCATGATTACCGGACGCATGGCGAGGTCGCTGATTTTGTCTTTTTAATGACCTATGAATGGGGTTGGACAGGAGGACCTCCTAGAGCTGTTGCGCCAATTGACCAGGTAAGGCGAGTGATTGAGTTTGCCGCCTCTCAGATGCCTAATGATAAAATTATGATGGGCATTCCGTTGTACGGCTATGATTGGACTCTGCCATTTGTCGCAGGTCAATCACGTGCGAGAGCCATTGATCATCAAGAAGCGATCAGGCTTGCTGCCACATACAATGCAGCCATTGAATATGACCAAACCGCTCAATCTCCCTATTTCAGGTATGTTGATGAAGAGGGCCGCCAGCATGAAGTGTGGTTTGATGATGCAAGAAGCATTCAGGCTAAATTCGATCTTGTCAAAGAATTTGGGCTGCGTGGTTTATTTTACTGGGTGCTCGGCTGGGATTTTCCACAAAACTGGCTTTTGCTTGAAGACAATTTTATGATTAATAAACGAGTGTAA
- a CDS encoding DNA ligase D, with amino-acid sequence MLLHSNPTIPRGTQWLYEAKYDGYRCLLVWENETPRLYSRNEKELTANFPEVIEWCRTKYELVKEYLPLILDGELVHLLNPYQSEFTLVQQRGKLRTKETITHHSRIHPMNFIIFDLLKISGTSLMENPLFTRKKQLDKLCKVLGITKDTSPLQIIETFKKGEELFDFVTEHNGEGLVAKKKTSTYRSTRSKDWLKIKNWRYVQLIVTAYDKGNGYFEGSVLKDGELTAVTHFKHGMKDEEYTTLTELFKENGEKRGKETWTLPPSIVVNIASIGFDGKQLREPQFDSFLMDAEPDDCTWNSLQRQLHPIPKQVEITHPDKPVWPSIHLVKDDYLLYLQKAAPFLLPFLQDRLLTVIRFPHGAEDESFYQKNTPDYAPSFIQTAVDEDIEYILCNDLKSLLWLGNQLALEFHIPYQTIHQTKPAELVFDLDPPSVDEFGLAVQAALQMKEIFDQFHLTSYVKTSGNKGLQLYLPLPEEAFSYKQTRAFSEFVSIYLCEQNPEIFTIERLKKNRGGRLYIDYIQHDAGKTIIAPYSTRGHGRGLVATPLYWEEVGDKLTPDDFTIPRVIERLRSEGDPFRNIRENLDEQGEAFAAVLGELKSLKANT; translated from the coding sequence ATGCTTCTTCACTCTAATCCAACCATACCCCGAGGCACCCAATGGCTCTACGAAGCAAAGTACGATGGTTATCGCTGCCTGTTGGTTTGGGAAAATGAAACGCCGAGACTTTATAGCAGGAACGAAAAAGAATTAACCGCAAACTTTCCAGAAGTCATTGAGTGGTGCCGCACTAAATATGAGCTAGTAAAAGAATATCTCCCTCTTATATTAGACGGCGAGTTGGTTCACCTTTTGAACCCTTATCAAAGTGAATTCACATTAGTGCAGCAGAGGGGGAAACTGCGGACAAAAGAAACCATCACTCATCACAGCAGGATTCATCCGATGAATTTTATCATATTTGACCTCCTAAAAATCAGCGGCACATCTCTTATGGAGAATCCACTTTTCACACGAAAAAAACAGTTAGATAAGCTATGCAAAGTATTAGGCATAACAAAAGATACGTCTCCTCTGCAAATCATCGAAACATTTAAGAAAGGAGAGGAACTCTTTGACTTTGTTACAGAACATAATGGCGAGGGTCTTGTAGCAAAGAAAAAGACGAGTACGTACCGATCTACCCGCTCAAAAGACTGGTTGAAAATTAAAAACTGGCGCTATGTTCAATTAATAGTGACCGCCTATGATAAAGGAAACGGATATTTTGAAGGCAGCGTTTTAAAAGATGGTGAGCTGACTGCTGTAACTCATTTTAAACACGGAATGAAGGATGAGGAGTACACGACTCTAACTGAATTATTTAAGGAGAATGGCGAAAAAAGAGGGAAAGAAACGTGGACCCTGCCACCATCTATCGTGGTGAATATAGCTTCTATCGGCTTTGATGGAAAACAGCTTCGTGAACCTCAGTTTGATTCATTTTTGATGGACGCAGAACCGGATGATTGCACATGGAATTCTCTACAAAGACAGCTCCACCCTATCCCTAAACAAGTTGAAATCACTCATCCTGACAAGCCAGTTTGGCCATCTATTCATCTAGTGAAGGATGATTATCTTTTGTATTTGCAAAAAGCAGCTCCATTCTTGCTTCCCTTTTTACAAGACAGACTGTTAACTGTTATTCGGTTTCCACACGGAGCAGAAGATGAGTCATTTTACCAGAAAAACACGCCTGATTATGCCCCATCGTTCATTCAAACGGCAGTCGATGAGGATATTGAATATATACTTTGCAATGACCTTAAAAGCTTATTGTGGCTTGGTAATCAATTAGCACTTGAGTTTCACATCCCGTATCAGACGATTCATCAAACCAAGCCTGCAGAATTAGTATTTGATCTTGATCCGCCCAGTGTAGATGAATTTGGACTAGCTGTTCAAGCAGCCTTACAGATGAAGGAGATCTTTGATCAGTTTCATCTCACCTCTTATGTGAAAACGTCAGGGAATAAAGGACTTCAGCTTTATCTCCCGCTGCCAGAGGAAGCATTTTCATATAAGCAAACTAGAGCATTTAGTGAGTTTGTCAGTATTTATTTATGCGAACAAAACCCTGAGATATTTACCATTGAGCGGCTGAAGAAAAATCGTGGCGGTCGTTTATACATTGATTACATTCAGCATGATGCTGGAAAAACAATCATTGCTCCATACTCAACCAGAGGTCATGGACGGGGACTTGTGGCTACTCCACTTTATTGGGAGGAGGTTGGTGACAAACTTACACCTGATGACTTTACGATTCCACGAGTAATCGAGCGGTTACGTTCGGAAGGTGATCCTTTCCGCAACATACGTGAAAATCTTGATGAGCAAGGAGAGGCGTTTGCGGCAGTGCTTGGAGAGTTAAAATCATTAAAAGCAAACACTTAG
- a CDS encoding peroxiredoxin, giving the protein MDQPHQEIPPKIGDLLPTFVVQTTQGKKTLPDDYAGSWVMLFSHPGDFTPVCTTEFYSFATNEQAFQQLNTQLIGLSIDTVFAHMKWMEWIQNNLGIQINFPIIADELGNVAKRLGMIAPERGTTAVRSVFIIDPTGHIRIILNYPAEVGRNTNELLRIIHALQLADGYDVKMPANWPNNELIGDKVILAPPSDVMKVQKRIEEAEAGEVECFDWWFCYKDLPEES; this is encoded by the coding sequence ATGGATCAGCCACATCAAGAAATCCCACCAAAGATAGGTGACCTACTCCCTACCTTTGTCGTTCAGACGACTCAAGGGAAAAAAACACTGCCCGATGACTACGCAGGGAGCTGGGTCATGCTGTTCAGCCATCCGGGAGACTTCACTCCAGTTTGTACAACTGAATTCTATTCTTTTGCTACGAATGAACAGGCATTTCAGCAGCTGAACACACAGCTCATCGGCTTGTCGATTGATACTGTATTTGCGCATATGAAATGGATGGAGTGGATTCAAAATAACTTAGGAATTCAAATTAACTTCCCAATCATAGCAGATGAATTGGGTAATGTGGCAAAACGTCTCGGCATGATTGCCCCAGAACGCGGCACGACAGCGGTTCGGTCTGTTTTTATCATTGATCCAACAGGTCATATTCGTATCATTTTAAATTATCCTGCAGAAGTCGGCCGTAATACTAATGAATTACTTCGGATTATTCATGCTCTGCAGCTAGCAGACGGATACGATGTGAAAATGCCGGCAAACTGGCCAAACAATGAGTTGATTGGGGATAAGGTCATTTTAGCTCCTCCATCTGATGTGATGAAAGTACAAAAGAGGATTGAGGAAGCAGAAGCTGGTGAGGTTGAATGTTTTGATTGGTGGTTCTGCTATAAAGACCTGCCTGAAGAGTCCTGA